AGAAATAGTAAATTTATAGCTCCTCATTTTCATTTTCCTTTACAGAGTGGATCTAATAAAATTTTAAAACTTATGAATAGAAAATATTTAAGAGAAGAATATTTAGAAGTTTTAGAGAGGCTTTATGAGCTTTTTCCTCATGCTACTTTTGGTGCAGATGTAATTATAGGTTTTCCTGGGGAAGATGAAAAAGATTTTAGAGACACCTATGAATTTATTGAGAGATCACCTTTGAATTGGCTTCATATCTTTCCTTTTTCTCTAAGACCAGGAACCTTTGCAGAAAAGTTAAATTCTAAAATACCTCAGCAAGAAATAGAAAATAGGAAAAAGATACTAAAAAACTTAATAGAAGGGAAAAGAGAAAAATTTTTAGAAAAAGAGATTGGTAAAGAAAGAAAAGCAGTTATTGAGTTTTTTGACAAGAATAAAAATATGTGGAAAGCTCTTTCAGAAAATTATATTACTACTTATGTAGATTTAAGTAAATTAAATGGAGGAAAAGAGAATTTGCAAGGAAAAATTGTAAAAATAAAATTTTCTGAAAAAGAAAAAAACTATTTAATAGGAGATTTTTTAAAACCCCTGTAAAAAACAAGTCCATAGTGCAATCCCGAAGTAATAGTTAAAAAAATAACAACCTGTGTAATTATAGAAATATAAAAATCTTTTAAAGGTCTTATAAATAGATGCCAAAAATAGAAAAATAAGAATAAAAGTTGAAATATTGTGCAAGCCTTTCCTAAATAAGTTGGATTAAAGTTTACCTGATCAGAATACCTTAGAAGTAAAAATAAGGCTCCTATTAATATGACTATATCTCTTGTTATGATAATTAAAACAAGGGTTAGAGAGATATTTTTATTTAAATAGAGTAATACAAAGAGCATATTTATGAAAACTTTATCTGCCAAGGGATCAAGAATTTTTCCAAGATCTGTTCTTTGTTTAAAAACTCTTGCAATATTTCCATCTAAGGTGTCGCTTAAAATAGCAGTTCCAATTAAAAAAATTAATATTTTAGTATCTGCTCTTTTTATCCAAAGAAAAGGGAAAATCAATCCTAAGAACAATCTATATAAACTTAAGATATTTGGAATACTAAAAAAATCTTTCTTCTTGATTTGCATAAATTGTAATTATAACTTAAAATTTATTTTTATGATAATTCTTCATATTTGTTGTGGACCCTGCAGTATTTATCCTATTTCTTATTTTAAGGAAAGAGGGATTGAGTTTAAAGGCTATTTTTATAATCCAAACATACATCCTTACAAAGAATTTCGTCAAAGAATAAAAGCTTTAGAAGAAATCCAGAAAATTTTTGATTTTGAAGTTATATGGGATAAAGAATATGGTTTACGAAAATTTATAAAAGAAACTTTTATGCTTTGGGATAAACCTGGTAAAAGATGTGAAAGATGCTATATTATGAGGCTTACTTCAACAGTTAAAAAAGCTCTTGAATTAAAGGCTGAGGCTTTTACTACCACTATGCTTTATAGTATTCATCAGAATCACCAGCTTTTAAAAGAAATTGCAGAAGATTTAAGTTATCGTTATAAGATACCCTTTTTTTATGAAGATTTTAGAATTGGTTATCAAAAAGGGAAAGAGACTGTTAAAAATCTTAATATTTATATACAAGGCTATTGCGGATGTATATTTAGTGAAGAAGAAAGGTATTCTAAAAAAAGGAAAAAAGAATTAATTAAAGAATTAAAAAAATCAGAAACTTAATGATATTTTTTCATTTCATCTATTATAAAAGAAAGAGCAAGGAAGGCTTCTTGTCTATGTTTAGCAAATATTGCAATTGAGGCAACCAATTCTCCTACTTTCAAAAAGCCAGTTGCATGATAAATAATTGTCTCAATAAGATCAAAATTTTTAATTGCCTCCTCTCTAATTTCCTTTAATTTTTCTATTACTAATTCTTTTATATCAAGTCCCTTAGCTGGAACCTTTTTTCCTTCTTTTAGGTCATATTCTCTAACAAATCCATTAAATTCTAAAATACAGCCAAATTTTCCTTTTAATTTTTCACAAAGAATTTCTTTTTCTTTTAGATAGGTTTTATAATCTTTAAAAATCATTTTAAATTTAAAAATCAGCTTTTATAACAAAAGCACCTTTATCTTCAGCACTTTTTTGAATTTCTTCTTTTATTTCTACCGCAACTATGGTAGGGATTACTTCACTTTTTAAAACATAAGCAAGTATTCCTGCTCTTTCTATGGCTCTTTCTATATCATCCTCTTGAAGGCTATAAGAAACTTCAATTGCTAAATATACTTCTTTTTTCACTTTTTTTATTTCACCCTTTATTAATAGATCAAGCTGTAATGCAGAAACTTTTTGATCTTCAGTAATTATTTTTTCTTCTTCAGCAGTTTCAAGGAGGGGGATTATTTCTTCAAAAGGAATTAATTTGCTTTTTCTCAAAATTCTACCAAAATATGCATAATATCGTTCTCTGATTGTTCTTTCAAATTCTTTTCCTTTAAATCTACCGAATTCCCCCTTAAGATAAGCAACATCCTGTTTTAAAACAGCGACATCCTGTTTTAATATAGCAACGTCTTGTTTTAATATTTCTACATCCTTTTCAATTTTATCAACCTTTTTTTCAAGTTTTTCCATTCTAACAAGCATTTCCTCAAATTTTTTAGGTAGCTCTATCAATTCAGTGGTTAAAATAATTTTTCTTAACTCTTCCAGCCATTCAGGATGTTCTCTTAAAGCTCTTATAATATCTGCAAAAGTCAGTACAGGTTGTTTTTCCATTTCTTTTTCTTTATTTAGAGATTGCATAATTTAATTAGTTTTGCTTTTTTAAAATTAAAATTTTTCAATAAAAATAAATATAAAAGATACAAAAAAGAATGCAATAGATAACGAGATAAATATTTCTAAAAATGCTTATTTTTTGATCTTGGGATATGAAAGATATAGGGGATTTGAATTTCTAAAAATGAGCCGGCGGAGGGGCTTGAACCCTCAACCTTGGGATTACAAATCCCACGCTCTGCCTATTGAGCTACGCCGGCAATATATACGCTCCTCGGAGGAGGCGGGATTCGAACCCGCGGCACGGGTTTTTAGCCCGTGCACTCGCTTAGCAGGCGAGCGCCTTCGACCTCTCGGCCACTCCTCCATTTTTTTCTGGTTCCGGGGCGTGGATTCGAACCACGATTCTGGGAGCCAAAGTCCCATGTCCTGCCAGTTAGACGACCCCGGAACTATTTATATCATAAAAAATATAACATTTCTTTCTTTTTTGTAAAGAGCTATTTAAATTACTTATTGGTCAATCTCATCACAGAATAAATCAAGCCTAAAATTTTTAATTTGTCTCTTGACAAAATATATTTTGATTTTTATTTTGAAAATAAATCTCAAATTTAGAGGGAATAAATTATGGTTTTAATATCAGAAATAGTAAAAGATTTTAAAAAATTTATAAGGAAAAAAGGATTAAAATATACCTCTGAAAGAGAGGAAATACTTAAGGAAATTTTAGAATCCAAAAATCATTTTGATGCTGATGAGCTTTATATGAAGTTAAGAAAAAAGGGTAGTAAAGTTTCAAAAGCCTCAGTTTATAGAACCCTTCCTCTCCTTGTTGAAGCAGGTTATATTCAGGAAGTTTATAGACAAGATGCAAGATCTTATTATGAACTTACTTTAGATAAGCTCCCCCATATTCATTTTATATGTGTTAAATGTAAAAATGTAGATGAAATATTAGATAATTATTTAGCTGAACTTATTCAAAAAGAAGCTAAAAATAAAAATTATACACCATTAACCTATCATTTAGAAATATTTGGTATTTGTGCAAATTGCAAAAAAGGGGTATAATTTCAAAATGTTATTAATTGAAGCAAGATGTGGAGATAAAGTAAAGATTAAAGAAATTCTTGGCGATGAGGCGGTGCTAAAAAAAATAGAGGCTATGGGATTAAGAAAAGGGGATATTTTTGAAGTTATTCAGAGATGGGGAAGAAATTTATTAATAAAAAATGGAAACAATAGATTGGTGATAAGTTCAGACATAGCTAAAAATATAGAAGTAGAATTAATAGAAACCTCTCCCCCTCCTTGTGAATTTAAACCCTGTAAAGGAAAAAAATGGAGATGGAGATGGGGTTGGTTTAAATGAAAAGAAAATTTAGTAGAATTCCCATTTCTAATACTGTAGAATTTTTTTGGCAAAATAAAAGCTATGAAGGAGTTTTAAAAGATTTGAGTTATGGAGGATTATATATTGAAAGCAAAATAATTCCCTCTATAGATGAAGAAATACCTATTGTTTTATTTTTAGAAGGGACACACCCTTCAATTAAACTCTTTTTTAAAGGAAAGGTTGTAAGAACAAATAAAGAAGGCTTTGCGGTTAAATATACCTATATTTCTCCTGAGAGTTTTGAACATTTTAAAAATTTTGTAAATTATAATTATCCCTCCTTAGAAATAGCAGAAAAAGAGGTTTATAGATTCTTAGGAGAAGCACATCCTTTATTTAAAGGTTTTATAAATCTTAATATTTTAGCTTTGAAAAATGAAATTTTAAAATTTATTTTAGAAAGAGCTTTTTTATATAGTCCAGATAAACCCTTTATTCTTTCAAGTGGCAAAGAAAGTCCTTATTATCTTGATTGTAGAAAGATTACTCTTTATTCTTTGACTTTTGGTTTGGTAGGTGCACTTTTTTGGCAAAAAATTAAATATTTAGGAGTTGATGGAGTTGCAGGAATGAGTATAGGTGCAGATCCAATTGTATGTTCTATTCTTGCTAAAGCAAACGAAGAAGATATTTCCTTAGAAGGGATTTTTGTGAGAAAGGAACCTAAAAAATATGGAACTCAAAAACAGATTGAAGGAAATATAAGAGGGGGAATGGATATTGTTCTGGTAGAAGATGTGGTAACCACAGGTAGCTCAGTTCTTAAAGCAGCTGAAATACTTGAAAAAGAAAAACTTCACATTATTAAAATTTTTGCTTTGGTTGATAGAGAAGAAGGAGGAAAAGAAAATATAGAAGCTAAGGGATATGAATTTGAAGCTTTTTTCACTCTTAGCGAGATCTTAAAAAGACATCAGGAATTATCAAATAAAAATGCTTAAAAAGGAGAAAAGAGTATGAAAAAAATGGTATGGATTTTAAGTTTTTTTATAATTATTTTAGGAATTTATGCTTGCAAAAAACCTTCTGAAAAAATAGAAGTAAAAAAATTTCTTAACGGAGCTGGAGCAAGCTTTCCATATCCGCTTTATGCAAATTGGGCAAACGAATATTATAAACTTACAGGAATTAAAATTAATTATCAATCCATAGGTTCTGGAGGAGGTATCAGGCAGATTATAGAAAAAACAGTTGATTTTGGAGCAAGTGATATGCCTCTTAAACCAGAAGAAGTAGAAAATAAAAAACTTTTACAATTTCCAACTGTAATAGGTGCTGTGGTACCTGTAGTAAATCTACCTGAATTAAAAAATTTATATCTAATACTTGATGGTGAAACGCTTTGTGAAATATATTTAGGAAAAATTACCAAATGGAATGATTCAAAGATTAAAGCTTTAAATCCCGGGGTAGAGCTTCCAGATAAATCTATAACACCTGTATATAGAGCTGATGCATCAGGAACAACAGCTATTTTTACAAAGTATTTAACAGAGGTATGTAAATCTTGGAAAGATAAAGTAGGGTATGGAACAGCTGTAAACTGGCCTGTTGGTATAGGTGCTAAAGGTAATGAAGGGGTGGCAAATTATGTTAAAAGAACTCCTTATACTATTGGATATGTAGAAATTGTTTATGCTTTTCAAAATAAACTTTCTTACGTAAAACTTAAAAACCTCTCTGGTAATGTAGTTGAACCAAGGGAGGAGAATATTAGAGAAGCAGCTCTTTATGGAAATTTTGATCCTTCTAAACATTTCTATACCTGGCTTACAAACACTCCAGGAAAATCTGCTTGGCCTATTGTAGGAGCAACTTATATTCTTCTTTCACAAGATAAAGAAGAAACTAATAAAGAGGTGGTAAAATTTTTTGATTGGGCATTTAAAGAAGGAGACAAAATTGCTAAAGATTTAACTTATACACCTCTTCCAGAAGAAATAAAAGAAAAAATCCGAAATTATTGGAAAAAATACAAAATATTTTAAAAAATATTCAATTAAATCAAGAATTTTTCAGCTTGAAAAAATATTATAAATTATTAGAATTAAACCAAGATTTTATGGAAACCTATCTTTTTCATCCTTTAGAATTATAGTGATAAAA
The window above is part of the Thermodesulfobacterium geofontis OPF15 genome. Proteins encoded here:
- a CDS encoding CDP-alcohol phosphatidyltransferase family protein produces the protein MQIKKKDFFSIPNILSLYRLFLGLIFPFLWIKRADTKILIFLIGTAILSDTLDGNIARVFKQRTDLGKILDPLADKVFINMLFVLLYLNKNISLTLVLIIITRDIVILIGALFLLLRYSDQVNFNPTYLGKACTIFQLLFLFFYFWHLFIRPLKDFYISIITQVVIFLTITSGLHYGLVFYRGFKKSPIK
- a CDS encoding epoxyqueuosine reductase QueH, with amino-acid sequence MIILHICCGPCSIYPISYFKERGIEFKGYFYNPNIHPYKEFRQRIKALEEIQKIFDFEVIWDKEYGLRKFIKETFMLWDKPGKRCERCYIMRLTSTVKKALELKAEAFTTTMLYSIHQNHQLLKEIAEDLSYRYKIPFFYEDFRIGYQKGKETVKNLNIYIQGYCGCIFSEEERYSKKRKKELIKELKKSET
- a CDS encoding molybdenum cofactor biosynthesis protein MoaE, which produces MIFKDYKTYLKEKEILCEKLKGKFGCILEFNGFVREYDLKEGKKVPAKGLDIKELVIEKLKEIREEAIKNFDLIETIIYHATGFLKVGELVASIAIFAKHRQEAFLALSFIIDEMKKYH
- a CDS encoding Fur family transcriptional regulator, whose protein sequence is MVLISEIVKDFKKFIRKKGLKYTSEREEILKEILESKNHFDADELYMKLRKKGSKVSKASVYRTLPLLVEAGYIQEVYRQDARSYYELTLDKLPHIHFICVKCKNVDEILDNYLAELIQKEAKNKNYTPLTYHLEIFGICANCKKGV
- a CDS encoding FeoA family protein — its product is MLLIEARCGDKVKIKEILGDEAVLKKIEAMGLRKGDIFEVIQRWGRNLLIKNGNNRLVISSDIAKNIEVELIETSPPPCEFKPCKGKKWRWRWGWFK
- the pyrE gene encoding orotate phosphoribosyltransferase, which encodes MKRKFSRIPISNTVEFFWQNKSYEGVLKDLSYGGLYIESKIIPSIDEEIPIVLFLEGTHPSIKLFFKGKVVRTNKEGFAVKYTYISPESFEHFKNFVNYNYPSLEIAEKEVYRFLGEAHPLFKGFINLNILALKNEILKFILERAFLYSPDKPFILSSGKESPYYLDCRKITLYSLTFGLVGALFWQKIKYLGVDGVAGMSIGADPIVCSILAKANEEDISLEGIFVRKEPKKYGTQKQIEGNIRGGMDIVLVEDVVTTGSSVLKAAEILEKEKLHIIKIFALVDREEGGKENIEAKGYEFEAFFTLSEILKRHQELSNKNA
- the pstS gene encoding phosphate ABC transporter substrate-binding protein PstS, whose product is MKKMVWILSFFIIILGIYACKKPSEKIEVKKFLNGAGASFPYPLYANWANEYYKLTGIKINYQSIGSGGGIRQIIEKTVDFGASDMPLKPEEVENKKLLQFPTVIGAVVPVVNLPELKNLYLILDGETLCEIYLGKITKWNDSKIKALNPGVELPDKSITPVYRADASGTTAIFTKYLTEVCKSWKDKVGYGTAVNWPVGIGAKGNEGVANYVKRTPYTIGYVEIVYAFQNKLSYVKLKNLSGNVVEPREENIREAALYGNFDPSKHFYTWLTNTPGKSAWPIVGATYILLSQDKEETNKEVVKFFDWAFKEGDKIAKDLTYTPLPEEIKEKIRNYWKKYKIF